In Pseudophryne corroboree isolate aPseCor3 chromosome 7, aPseCor3.hap2, whole genome shotgun sequence, a single window of DNA contains:
- the LOC134943235 gene encoding gamma-crystallin 1-like isoform X1, which translates to MGKIIFYEDRNFQGRSHECNSECPDLSSYFRRCNSIRVESGNWILYEHPNYRGHQYFLHRGEYPDFQQWLGYNDSIKSCRLSPQHQGSFRISVYERENFRGQMMEFTEDCPHVYERFRYHDIHSAHVYDGYWMFYEEPNYRGRQFYLKPGEYRRYTDWGATSPRIGSFRRVHHMY; encoded by the exons ATGGGCAAG atcaTCTTCTACGAGGACAGGAATTTCCAGGGCCGTTCCCATGAGTGTAACTCTGAGTGCCCAGACTTGTCCTCATACTTCAGACGCTGTAACTCCATCCGTGTGGAGAGTGGAAACTGGATCCTGTATGAGCACCCCAACTACAGGGGGCACCAGTACTTCCTGCATAGAGGGGAGTACCCCGACTTCCAGCAGTGGCTGGGTTACAATGACTCTATAAAGTCCTGCCGTCTGAGCCCCCAG CACCAGGGATCATTCAGAATCAGTGTCTATGAGAGAGAGAACTTCCGAGGTCAGATGATGGAGTTCACAGAAGACTGTCCCCATGTCTATGAGAGGTTCCGCTACCATGACATTCACTCCGCCCATGTATATGACGGATACTGGATGTTCTATGAGGAGCCCAACTACCGGGGACGTCAGTTTTATCTGAAGCCTGGGGAGTACCGGAGATACACCGACTGGGGAGCCACCAGCCCCAGAATTGGCTCCTTCAGACGTGTCCACCATATGTATTAA
- the LOC134943235 gene encoding gamma-crystallin-3-like isoform X2 translates to MGKIIFYEDRNFQGRSHECNSECPDLSSYFRRCNSIRVESGNWILYEHPNYRGHQYFLHRGEYPDFQQWLGYNDSIKSCRLSPQGSFRISVYERENFRGQMMEFTEDCPHVYERFRYHDIHSAHVYDGYWMFYEEPNYRGRQFYLKPGEYRRYTDWGATSPRIGSFRRVHHMY, encoded by the exons ATGGGCAAG atcaTCTTCTACGAGGACAGGAATTTCCAGGGCCGTTCCCATGAGTGTAACTCTGAGTGCCCAGACTTGTCCTCATACTTCAGACGCTGTAACTCCATCCGTGTGGAGAGTGGAAACTGGATCCTGTATGAGCACCCCAACTACAGGGGGCACCAGTACTTCCTGCATAGAGGGGAGTACCCCGACTTCCAGCAGTGGCTGGGTTACAATGACTCTATAAAGTCCTGCCGTCTGAGCCCCCAG GGATCATTCAGAATCAGTGTCTATGAGAGAGAGAACTTCCGAGGTCAGATGATGGAGTTCACAGAAGACTGTCCCCATGTCTATGAGAGGTTCCGCTACCATGACATTCACTCCGCCCATGTATATGACGGATACTGGATGTTCTATGAGGAGCCCAACTACCGGGGACGTCAGTTTTATCTGAAGCCTGGGGAGTACCGGAGATACACCGACTGGGGAGCCACCAGCCCCAGAATTGGCTCCTTCAGACGTGTCCACCATATGTATTAA